In one Magallana gigas chromosome 7, xbMagGiga1.1, whole genome shotgun sequence genomic region, the following are encoded:
- the LOC105347147 gene encoding uncharacterized protein yields MAIKVLTVVTSHGDLGNTGNKTGWYLPEVSHPYDVFTKAGFEVDFVSPKGGDAPMDPGSAEAFKEDPVSQAFLKSGAEKLKTTMKPSDVDISKYKVIFYAGGHGPMFDLPKNEEIAKLCAKAYEGGAVVCAVCHGTVGLVPVKLSNGESIVKGQTFTSFTNAEEEFVKLTEAMPFLLETKLKDLGGTFVGAENFQVNVQTSGRIVTGQNPPSAGPMAEKVVSLVKAA; encoded by the exons ATGGCGATAAAAGTACTCACAGTGGTTACCAGCCACGGCGATCTTGGAAATACCGGCAATAAAACCGGATGGTACCTACCGGAAGTCTCCCATCCCTATGACGTTTTCACTAAGGCCGGATTCGAAGTGGATTTCGTTAGCCCGAAAGGCGGGGATGCTCCAATG GATCCGGGAAGTGCAGAAGCATTTAAAGAAGACCCTGTTTCTCAAGCATTTCTGAAATCTGGAGCCGAGAAGCTGAAAACAACAATGAAACCTTCGGATGTAGACATCAG TAAATACAAGGTGATCTTTTACGCCGGAGGACACGGTCCCATGTTCGATCTTCCGAAAAATGAAGAAATCGCAAAACTCTGTGCCAAGGCTTACGAAGGGGGTGCCGTGGTTTGTGCCGTCTGCCATGGAACTGTGG GTTTGGTGCCGGTAAAATTATCCAACGGGGAGAGCATTGTAAAAGGACAGACATTTACGTCATTTACAAACGCTGAAGAGGAATTCGTGAAGCTAACCGAAGCAATGCCGTTCTTGTTAGAAACGAAGCTAAAAGATTTAGGAGGAACCTTTGTAGGCGCTGAAAACTTCCAAGTAAATGTACAG aCAAGCGGAAGAATTGTTACTGGACAAAATCCACCGTCTGCCGGACCTATGGCTGAAAAAGTCGTGTCACTTGTAAAGGCAGCCTAA